In a genomic window of Nodosilinea sp. E11:
- a CDS encoding ammonium transporter, whose protein sequence is MSPESQEFLATFVAESYYYWASVLMLLIHVGFLAYEGGAARSKNVLATMVKNLMTLSLVGLTFFFFGWWVYNAFPLFPLQGGIVGPWTSATADGTVGEVLALVEASYPWSPALGPNIADNLTGVFWFAFALFAMTTASILSGAVIERIRVGAYGILAIVLGSFTWVVAAAWGWNPYGWFFTQMGYHDFGCSALLHAVAGFFALGVLINLGPRIGKFDAQGKPRVIMPHNLPLTMVGLMLIFVGFYAFLAACVIFTPGQTGAITIYGTPMTLASIGVNTTLALSAGLVGAYMGSKADPFYTISGGLAGIISAAAAMDIYSPAIVIILAFVGAYTMPFVGNAVEKAGIDDAVGAFAVHGYCGMFGSLMVGIFAAGYPQPDGIPSINFWGQLVGAVISAVLLGFIPGYGVSFLLKKFGLLRVSEAEEIAGLDLADFGIEGYPEYSILSEQNGHADRVVMPMPSVVSK, encoded by the coding sequence ATGTCTCCTGAATCGCAAGAGTTTTTAGCAACTTTTGTAGCAGAGTCTTACTACTATTGGGCCTCGGTGCTCATGTTGCTGATTCACGTAGGCTTTTTAGCCTACGAGGGTGGTGCAGCTCGTTCTAAGAATGTGCTGGCCACCATGGTCAAAAACCTGATGACCCTGTCTTTGGTCGGCCTAACCTTCTTTTTCTTTGGCTGGTGGGTGTACAACGCCTTTCCGCTATTTCCCCTGCAGGGCGGCATTGTGGGGCCGTGGACCAGCGCCACCGCTGACGGCACTGTGGGCGAGGTGCTGGCGCTGGTCGAAGCTTCCTACCCCTGGTCGCCTGCCCTGGGGCCAAACATTGCCGATAACCTGACTGGCGTGTTTTGGTTTGCCTTCGCCCTGTTTGCCATGACCACCGCCTCCATTCTCTCGGGGGCAGTCATTGAGCGCATCAGAGTTGGGGCCTATGGCATTCTGGCAATTGTTTTGGGCTCGTTTACCTGGGTAGTAGCCGCTGCCTGGGGCTGGAACCCCTACGGCTGGTTTTTTACCCAGATGGGCTACCACGACTTTGGCTGCTCTGCCCTACTCCACGCGGTGGCGGGGTTCTTTGCCCTGGGTGTGCTGATTAACCTCGGCCCCCGCATTGGCAAATTTGATGCCCAGGGCAAGCCACGGGTGATTATGCCCCACAATTTGCCCCTAACGATGGTGGGGCTGATGCTGATTTTTGTCGGTTTCTATGCCTTTTTGGCCGCCTGCGTGATCTTTACCCCTGGCCAAACTGGGGCGATTACCATCTACGGCACGCCGATGACTCTGGCCTCGATTGGGGTCAACACCACGCTGGCACTCTCTGCTGGTCTGGTGGGGGCATACATGGGCTCGAAAGCTGACCCGTTCTACACCATTTCTGGGGGTCTGGCGGGAATTATTTCGGCGGCGGCAGCGATGGATATCTACAGCCCGGCGATCGTCATTATTCTGGCCTTTGTGGGCGCTTACACCATGCCTTTTGTGGGCAATGCCGTCGAAAAAGCTGGCATTGACGACGCGGTAGGTGCCTTTGCGGTACACGGCTACTGCGGCATGTTTGGCTCGCTGATGGTGGGCATTTTTGCGGCGGGCTACCCGCAGCCCGATGGCATTCCCTCGATTAACTTTTGGGGGCAACTGGTGGGCGCGGTGATTTCTGCGGTGCTTTTGGGCTTTATCCCTGGCTATGGGGTGAGCTTTTTACTGAAGAAGTTTGGCCTACTGCGGGTGTCTGAAGCTGAAGAAATTGCTGGTCTAGATTTGGCTGACTTTGGCATTGAGGGCTACCCAGAATATTCGATTTTATCGGAACAAAATGGCCATGCCGATCGCGTGGTGATGCCGATGCCTTCGGTGGTATCTAAGTAG
- a CDS encoding CapA family protein, translating into MTDLTQQSSWSQAQTGDVGAIAALLTAILNDPPVKPPVKVEVSRRDRTLYVFLTASQLPQLERDLHRIHGVVAALGLGSLTHLKVLDGTEKRLLNRWQHDFSLEPLAPPAPAAPPVLPPTTEALVSPVGPSTRAAAELTVARPSKPKPTRDRRRSQGRWRWIALSAAVALGFGLTAAVTQWRVSQQSTANPAAQSASAGDPRPAAAIALEPMLAAERTAALAAPELAVPVTLTIKAVGDIIPGTDYRGYRLPQDWQYLFSSIQYHLGDADITFGNFESTLTEVPHSAKDTSRGNTFAFRTPPWYASVLKEAGFDVLSVANNHSFDFFEQGFNDTIAHIEAAGMRAVGRKDEILYVEAQGQTVAFIGFSTYSEHNRVQDLEQAIALVQTAQAQADIVVVSFHAGKEGTDATVTRDQTEFFFSENRGNVVQFSRTVIDHGADLVLGHGPHVPRALELYNGKLIAYSLGNFVGYRSLSTVGPLGTSLILQTDLDAQGNFVSGRIIPVALDRNGVPYLDDHFGGVTLVRQFTQRDFPDTPLEIDDLGYIWPR; encoded by the coding sequence ATGACTGACTTAACCCAACAGTCGAGCTGGTCGCAAGCTCAAACGGGAGATGTGGGCGCGATCGCCGCTCTACTCACGGCAATCCTCAATGATCCTCCAGTAAAGCCCCCCGTAAAAGTAGAGGTATCGCGGCGCGATCGCACCCTCTACGTCTTTCTCACTGCGTCCCAGTTGCCTCAGCTAGAGCGCGATCTGCACCGCATTCATGGGGTGGTCGCGGCTCTAGGACTGGGCAGCCTGACCCACCTCAAGGTGCTCGACGGCACCGAAAAGCGCCTGCTCAACCGCTGGCAGCACGACTTTAGCCTAGAGCCTTTGGCCCCCCCGGCCCCCGCTGCCCCGCCTGTACTCCCCCCTACAACTGAGGCTTTAGTTTCCCCTGTTGGGCCAAGCACTAGGGCAGCGGCAGAGCTAACGGTGGCCAGACCCAGTAAACCAAAACCGACCCGCGATCGCAGGCGATCGCAGGGCCGCTGGCGCTGGATAGCCCTGTCAGCCGCTGTCGCTCTGGGGTTTGGGTTGACCGCCGCAGTCACCCAGTGGCGCGTTAGCCAGCAGTCAACCGCCAACCCCGCCGCTCAGTCAGCCTCGGCTGGCGACCCTCGCCCTGCGGCGGCCATTGCCCTAGAGCCCATGCTGGCCGCAGAGCGCACCGCCGCCCTGGCTGCGCCCGAGCTAGCCGTTCCTGTTACCCTCACCATCAAAGCCGTAGGCGATATTATCCCCGGTACCGACTATCGGGGCTATCGGCTACCCCAAGACTGGCAGTATTTGTTTAGCAGCATCCAATACCACCTGGGGGATGCCGACATCACCTTTGGCAACTTTGAGAGCACCCTAACCGAGGTGCCCCACAGCGCCAAAGATACGAGCCGAGGCAATACCTTCGCCTTTCGCACCCCGCCCTGGTACGCCAGCGTGCTCAAAGAGGCCGGGTTTGACGTGCTCAGCGTTGCCAATAACCACTCCTTCGACTTTTTTGAGCAGGGGTTTAACGACACCATTGCCCACATCGAAGCGGCGGGCATGCGGGCCGTGGGCCGCAAAGACGAAATTCTATACGTCGAGGCCCAGGGGCAAACGGTGGCCTTTATTGGCTTTAGCACCTACTCAGAGCACAATCGGGTACAGGATTTGGAGCAGGCGATCGCCCTGGTGCAAACCGCCCAGGCCCAGGCCGATATTGTCGTCGTCTCCTTCCACGCGGGCAAAGAAGGCACTGACGCCACCGTCACCCGCGACCAGACCGAATTTTTCTTTTCCGAAAATCGCGGCAATGTCGTGCAGTTTTCTCGCACCGTGATCGACCACGGGGCCGATCTGGTGCTGGGCCACGGCCCCCACGTACCCCGCGCTCTCGAACTCTACAACGGCAAGCTGATCGCCTACTCCCTGGGCAATTTTGTCGGCTACCGCAGCCTCTCCACCGTTGGCCCCCTGGGTACCTCGCTGATCTTACAGACCGACCTCGATGCCCAGGGCAACTTCGTCAGCGGGCGCATTATCCCCGTCGCCCTCGATCGCAACGGCGTGCCCTACCTCGACGACCACTTTGGCGGCGTTACTCTCGTGCGTCAGTTTACCCAGCGCGACTTTCCCGATACGCCTTTAGAAATTGATGATCTGGGCTATATCTGGCCTCGGTAA
- a CDS encoding DUF2267 domain-containing protein, protein MPISIRDDVVFIILQKINESSQNDSQNDTKSETEFSPTDFTGLGLTKADLLGHLDYLNQRQYIVAEFSGNAYGNQEDVPDVVNSDEVGFRIANTYGAKDGPLPHLIDFKRATLTPKGQHMLADMENDPPQALEEGPKVPVLTEHTPFLEKVKIKGSLPDIYDARDITEVVFRVMRDVMTTAEADRVQAELHDAVLPTDEKALQMEVADLWKDRNPLVGLLSRIRPPLKGPAPLGIDSKLFLTRIDNEAGVPKTVNAEIVVSAVFSATKDELSQERIQAVAHWLPEGKVRDIWQAA, encoded by the coding sequence ATGCCAATTTCTATTCGAGATGATGTGGTATTCATTATCTTGCAAAAGATTAATGAGTCTAGCCAAAACGATTCCCAAAACGACACCAAGAGCGAAACCGAATTTTCGCCTACCGATTTCACCGGCTTGGGGTTGACCAAGGCCGACCTGCTCGGCCACTTGGATTACTTAAACCAACGTCAGTATATTGTCGCCGAGTTTAGCGGCAACGCCTATGGCAATCAGGAAGATGTGCCCGACGTCGTGAATTCTGATGAAGTCGGCTTTCGCATTGCCAACACCTATGGAGCCAAAGATGGCCCCCTACCGCACCTGATTGACTTTAAGCGCGCCACCCTGACCCCAAAAGGCCAGCACATGCTGGCTGATATGGAAAACGATCCACCCCAGGCGCTTGAAGAGGGGCCGAAGGTGCCAGTGCTAACGGAGCACACACCATTTTTAGAAAAGGTGAAAATTAAAGGCAGTCTGCCCGATATCTACGATGCTCGAGACATTACCGAAGTGGTGTTTCGCGTTATGCGCGACGTTATGACCACCGCCGAAGCTGACCGAGTACAGGCAGAACTGCACGATGCTGTCTTGCCGACCGACGAGAAAGCCCTGCAAATGGAAGTGGCCGATCTATGGAAGGATCGAAATCCTCTAGTGGGCCTGCTGAGCCGGATTCGTCCGCCCTTAAAAGGGCCAGCCCCCTTAGGAATTGACTCGAAGCTGTTCTTAACCCGCATTGACAATGAGGCCGGGGTGCCCAAAACAGTCAATGCAGAAATAGTGGTCTCAGCAGTGTTTTCAGCGACTAAAGACGAGCTGTCTCAGGAGCGCATTCAAGCGGTGGCTCATTGGCTCCCAGAAGGCAAAGTTCGCGATATCTGGCAGGCGGCCTAG